A single genomic interval of Drosophila virilis strain 15010-1051.87 chromosome 2, Dvir_AGI_RSII-ME, whole genome shotgun sequence harbors:
- the LOC6632478 gene encoding tetratricopeptide repeat protein 12, giving the protein MPTTTHRELEENFLRTPSKVDDIMKFLIDIGKAKRADAAKDDPEVEINHSAAITDDNFMVLSRNSRFAKKNKLSIRKSSIGSIQLNQLSFMRQIDVSREDRIKAREERIRVASNYRRLGNVEYRKINFEKAIEHYSKGLEYIPDSPVLFVNRSLCYIKKREFKRALIDLDYVILNLDGRCLRAWLYRAGALKRMNNEAGYLDCIDNARRYNHSEEQYIENFIEKMRTDL; this is encoded by the exons ATGCCGACCACGACACACCGAGAGTTAGAGGAGAACTTCTTAAGAACACCCTCAAAAGTGGACGATATCATGAAGTTCTTAATCGACATAGGCAAAGCTAAAAGAGCGGA CGCCGCAAAGGACGATCCTGAAGTGGAAATTAACCATAGTGCGGCTATCACAGATGATAATTTTATGGTTTTGTCGCGTAACTCGCgctttgctaaaaaaaacaagctatCGATCAGAAAGAGTTCTATAGGatcaattcaattgaatcaATTGAGCTTCATGCGCCAGATCGATGTCAGCCGTGAGGACCGGATTAAAGCACGTGAGGAGCGTATACGCGTTGCATCCAACTATCGCAG GCTTGGCAATGTGGAGTATCGTAAGATAAACTTTGAGAAAGCGATTGAGCACTATTCCAAGGGCTTGGAATATATACCTGATTCGCCAGTGCTCTTTGTAAATCGTAGCCTATGTTACATCAA GAAACGTGAGTTTAAGCGGGCCCTTATAGATCTCGACTATGTCATCTTGAATTTGGATGGACGCTGTTTGCGTGCCTGGCTCTATAGGGCCGGTGCCCTAAAGCGCATGAACAATGAGGCTGGCTATCTGGACTGCATTGATAATGCGCGTAGATATAATCATAGCGAGGAACAATatattgagaattttattgaaaaaatgcGTACGGATCTTTAA